In Pradoshia eiseniae, the genomic window GAATCGTCCAAGACGGAACCCTCATGAAACCGCGCCTATTGGAGACAACGGAAGCGGCCGTCTGGAAAGATTCCATCACTTCAAGTGAAAACGCAGCCATACTGAAGAAGGATATGCGCAAGGTTGTCACGGACGGAACGGCGACCGCTGCCAAGTCTGATAAATACGCCTTGGCCGGGAAGACCGGAACGGCTGAATTGAAGAAAAGCCAGGATGAAAAAGGACAGGAAAATGGCTTGTTTGTTGCCTATGATCAAAACAACCCGAATGTCGTCATGTCCATCCTAGTAGAGAATGTCCAAGATGAAGGCGGAGGCAAGGCCGTACAGAAAATGATCTTGAATACATTTGAAAAATGGGATGCGAAAGGATTGAAATAATCTAAGCATCCGTTTGGAATACCGTGCACCTTACAAAACAGTCCTGTTGTGAAACGACTGCTTTGTAGGGTGTTTTTTATTGGCCTCTAAATATTCAAAAATAATATTTGTCGCTAAATTTTCTCGGAGGCATCTGATTTAAGAAGGAGTAATGCCATTTTATGTTGAAATTCATAAGGAGAGTCAGGGTTAATAAGTGAGCTCAGAGGTGAAAAATGATACAGAATGGCGAACTGCTTATTCGACTAATGAATGCGAATGATTATGAGGTAATGGTCAAGTGGCTAAATGATAAGAAGGTATTAGAATTCTATGAAGAGCCACCTTCCAATATGGATAGAGTCATAAAAAAATACGGTCCAAGAGTAGAAGGACAACATAATGTTACCCCCTGTATCATAGAACACAAAGAAGAACCAATAGGTTATATCCAATATTATAAAATTCAGGAAGATGAATTCAGAAGATATGGCTATACAACAAACGAAAGAATCTATGGGATAGATCAGTTTATTGGAGAAAGCCGATTATGGGGTAAAGGAATGGGCACCTCAATGATTCTGATGATGTTAAACTACCTGAGCATCAATAAAAATGCTTCTAGGGTTGTGTTAGAAGTGAAAATAGGTAATGGTAGAGCGATTTCATGCTATAAGAAATGTGGCTTTAGGGAAATAAAAGACTTAAACGATGCCCATTGTTTAATGGAATGGGTAAACAGGACTAAATAAAATCGATATTTTCTTATATAACTATTAGGAGCTGTAATACAAGATAAAATTAACTGTTTCATGATGGATTTTCAGAAGAAATAGGGGGCGAAGAAGATGGAATTCGAATTTTTGGATTTTGATAGTATTAAAGGAGAAGAAATAGATTTACATCTTGTAAAGACAGTACCTGGAAACAAGGAAAAGAACTGGGTTCCAGCTTATCATTTCAACATTTCCTTAAGTGGTTCCCTCAGGCCAATAGGTCATATTGATATAAGAATTGGATACAATGAAAATTTATACTATGGGGGCCATATTGGTTATTCAGTTAACGAGGAATATAGAGGTAGTTACTATGCTGCAAAATCTGTATTGCTATTGAGGAAAGTTGCACAAGCTCATAAAATGGAAAAACTATTTATTACTTGTAATCCGGATAACATCGCTTCAAGAAAAACTTGTGAATATATCGGAGCCAAACTTATAAAAATGGTTGATGTCCCAAAAGAAAATGATATGTATCGACGAGGAGAAAAGCAAAAATGTATTTTTGAATGGGTGTGTACTAAAATATAAATCATTTTGTTAAAGATATAGAACCAAAAGCATTAGAAAGGTAGGAAGATAATCAATTCTAAGTGAACAGCTGTCATTAAGTCTGTATTTTTATAAGGCTGTTTTCGAATAGATAGTTGCTCCTGGAACGTGTATTCCCTCAAGTTTAGTACATAACCATTTAAATGGAGGCTAAGTGCAACAAAGAGATGTAGAATTAGGAACTAGATAGGGGATGAAGAGCTATGTGTTATAAGCTAAGAGAAAGAACAGAAGAAGATGTTAAGGAATTTATTACTTGGACATATGATGGTATATATTCATTTTATGATAACAATATCCAGGAAGAAAAAATCGATGGTTTTATCCAAAGTGTCAATTCAGAAAAACAATTCTCAGTGGTTGATGAAAACAACAATTTAATTGGGAATTGCGAATTTTATAATGTCGAAGATGATGGAGAAACAATATTAGCTGTGGGGGTGCAAATGAAACCATCTCTTACAGGACAGGGGAATGGTTCTAATTTTGTTCATACGGTGGTTGAACAAGGTAGAGAATTACTGAATTTTCATCATTTAGAATTAGCCGTAGTGGAGTTTAACAAACGAGCGATAAGAACGTATGAGAAGATTGGCTTTAAAAAGAAGGGGGAATTTGACAATGAAATAAGAGGAAATACATATAACTTTATTATTATGGCTAAAGATTGGAGATGTTAGGGAAATTCGTTATACAACTATAGGGGCACTGATCTGTCGTCCTAAAGAGCGGTTCGAAGTGCTGATAAAACATAAGCGGTTCAAGATTTTTCTTGAACCGCTTATGTTAAGGATAAATACCCGGTATTCCGAACGGAAAAAAGACTGGTAGCACCCATAGAATGGCTAATCCGAGGGCCAGGAAAAAAGAGAAGATTATACTGAATACGCTTTTAACAACCTGTTTCTTTTCATTCTTTCGTTCAAACGGGATTCCTACGACGCCGATAACAAATGCCACTGTTGCTAAAACCATCAGGTATAACGTCAAATTATGATTGGTCGATGGATCAAACAGAATCAAAGATATAAAAGTGAATAAACAGACAACTGAAAGTACAAAGGAGATCTGATTGGCAATGCCTTTTATACTTTTCATAGGGACCACCTTTCCTTTGAATTAACAGTAATATTTTACTAAATTAACAAATAATTGTAAATCTTGATTGTGGTTGTGATACCGTCACCACAGACCATTTTACAGCTAACGGGTAGAATTGTTGTGTAAATAGAATTTTGGTTTTGTTATTCAACTAACAGGGTGTTGATCCAAGAAGGATTAACACCCTTTTCTTTTTAACTTCTTATGAAAGTATATGGGCAGGATAGCTGAAGAAGGATTAAAATCTGAGCGGCATCAGGCGATATTATTGTTACACGTAATCATTTCACCGCCATTGTATTGCACCTAAATATAATTAAAGTAGAATAAAGTGAAAATATTCCACATTATATGCGTTAGGATAGCGGGAATTAAAGACTTTGTAAGTCTAAATACTAAGCCGAATGCTATCCCTAATATAAAACCGAAAAAAAGGTATGAAGGGTGGGTAAAACTAAATAAAACTGAAGAGATTAATAAAGAAATGAGGTAACTTGGAAATTTATTTACCCAAATTGCCAAGGGAGCTCTAAATAACAACTCTTCAAAGATGGGTACTAAAATAGTCATACTGACTATAAATAGCACCAACTCGTATGTATCTAACATTACTGTTCTTGGATATAGGTTATGGGTTGTTGATATGTCTCTATTAATAATAAATAAATTTGAAATAAAAATGAATAATAATGCCAATACAATAACTAGATATGTATTTAATCTTTTTAGTACACCAAAATCGAACAATTTAGCTCTAGTTTTTGGAAAGATAAATACTAACAACGCAGCTAGGATAAAGGCAATAGTTCTCCACGTTAAAGTAAATTCTGGATTCTCCAATTTAAAATCCCCCTGTTTAGATTATTTAATAACATTATTCTCTACAAATGATTTAAAGTCCTTTATCCAGATATCTATTTGAAAGAATGTGCCAAATAAACAGGGGGCTTTAATTAACAACTAAGACAGTAGATATCTGTCTCTTTTTTATGTACTTAGCAACAATCTTTAGAAAACAGCCTTTTATAAAAACAAGAGGACATTATTAAAGAGAAAAGGATTTTCGGAGGAGTTATTAGTTTACATAATATTTTTATTTTTAGAACATTACAATTCCATACCATTAAGTTAAAAAGGGCTAACACTGGTTAATTGATAAAATATCGTTATAATCGAGAAAATAAAAGAAAAAGAGGAGATACTTTGTTGAAAAGTATCTCCTAATAATTGAGAATAGAATTATGCAATTGAGAATAGAATTTGTTGATTGTTCAATTTATGCAGTCTTTTTACACTTCTTCAGGAACGTTGATTCCAAGACCTGCAGCAACAAGTGTGCCGTACTCAGGGTCTGCTTTGTAGAAGTGCTGGATTTGACGTTCCACGATTTCAGGGATTGTTACACCCTTCATGGCAGCGACGATGTTGTTAACAAGGTTCGCGCGTTCTTCGCTGCTCAATAAGCGGTATAGATCGCCAGCTTGAGTGTAGAAGTCGTCGTTGTCGTAAGGTGTGCTTGCAGCATAGCCTTCGACTTCAAATGTAGCTTGTTGGTCTTGCTTGGACTCGTATGGTCCGCCGAAGCTGTTTGGCTCATAGTATACAGAACCGCCGCCATTGGAAGTAGGGTTCATTTGACCGTCGCGCTGATGGTTGTTCACTTCAACGACAGGACGGTTGATTGGCAGGTGGTTATGGTTTGCGCCAACGCGGTAACGGTGGGCATCCGCATAAGCGAATAGACGGCCTTGCAATAATTTATCTGGTGATACATCGACACCAGGCACTAGGTTGCCAGGGGAGAATGTAGCTTGTTCAACTTCAGCGAAGTAGTTTTCAGGGTTTTTGTTAAGAACCATGCGGCCTACTTCAATTAGTGGGTAGTCTTTTTGGGACCAGACTTTTGTTACATCGAATGGATCGAAGCGGTATGTGTTCGCATCTTCCAATGGCATGATTTGGACACAAAGCTTCCAAGATGGGTAATCCCCAGCTTCAATCGCATTGTGAAGATCCTCGATGTGATAATCAGGGTTTGTACCAGCAAGCTCAGCTGCCAATTCAGAAGAAAGGTTCTTGACGCCTTGCTCAGTTTTCCAGTGGTACTTAATCCATACGCTCTTGCCTTCAGCGTTCGTCCATTTGAATGTATGGCTTCCGAATCCGTGCATATGACGCCATGTTGCAGGGATACCGCGGTCAGACATAAGGATTGTAATTTGATGAAGGGCTTCAGGCGATAGGGACCAGAAATCCCATACGGCATTTGGATTTTTTAAGTGAGTTTTCGGATCACGCTTTTGCGTATGTATGAAATCCGGGAATTTGATTGCATCACGAATGAAGAATACAGGTGTGTTGTTTCCTACGATATCGTAGTTGCCTTCTTCTGTGTATAATTTAACGGCAAATCCGCGTGGGTCACGCAATGTATCAGCAGAACCTAATTCTCCGGCTACAGTAGAGAAACGGATGAATAAAGGAGTTTTCTTGCCGACTTCAGATAGGAAAGCCGCTTTTGTGTATTGTGTAAGGTCATTTGTTACTTCGAAGTAACCATGAGCGCCGCCGCCTTTAGCGTGAACGACACGTTCAGGTACTCTTTCACGGTTGAAATGAGCTAATTTTTCTAATAGATGGACATCTTGGATCAGAGTTGGGCCGCGTCTGCCTGCTGTGATGGAGTTTTGGTTATCTCCAACAGGGGCACCCCAGCTAGTTGTTAGTTTTTTGGTCATTTCCATATCACCTCTTTGTTAATATAAACCTATTATAATAATTTTAATTTAGTTTATCAATTAAAAACGTATATTTAATTAAAATAATTATAAACTAGGAAATAATTAGGAGGGGGGTGGTGTGTTCAATTATGTAAAGGATGGCTAATCTAACAAAATTGGAAGGTGAAAATGTTCGATTTGATTGTATGCTAGTTAAGAAGGAATGTTTCCTTCACAATCGTTTCAAAAGGGAGAGCAAGAATATGTTAGAAAGGGAAAGGAAACTATTAACCATTATTTCCAGACAAACTTCCGTAGAAGGCGGCTGGGTCACTGAGCGCATTGGCCGGTCAGCTGATAAGCCGATCATCGCTGAAATACATGGTTTAAAGGAAGATGAAGCAATCAATATTCTGAAACGTTTCGGGGCATTGATTGAAATCTCTGTCCCTAAAGGTATGTACCAAATTCTTGGTTATCTAATTTATTTTTCCTTACATAGATGATTCTATAGAAGAAATCCACTTGTTAATTATATCATCCAGACGAAAATGTTTCCAATTTCATCAGTTTGAGATAAACTATTATTAAACACATAAAACATATGGGATAGGTGTGATTTAATGGAGGAGAATGTTCGGTCCATTCCAAGGCCGTTAGTTCGGTTGAATCAATGGTTTATTTTTTTGAGTGTCGTATTGACATGGGTGACAGGTTTTCATTGGATCTTGGCGATTCCGCTTTTGGCTGGGCTGATGGGTCTTCTGTTTAGCTTTAATCCACTCATGAGGATAGGGAAAGTATTTTTGCGCAAAGCGCCATCTGAGTATGTTCCAGAGGAATGGGATCAGCAGCAATTCAATCAAACCATCGCCGTCATATGCTTAGGCGGAGGGCTGATTAGCTTTTATGCAGGCTGGACGATTGCCGCGTATGTATTTACCATTATGGTTGCGGCAGCATCCTTTGTCGCGATTCTCGGATTTTGTATTGGATGCTTCATTCGCTTTCAATGGAAGAGATATATGTATAAACGGTCTATTGGAAGAGCGTGATATTTAACATAAATATTTTAGGCAAACCACATCGCTGGTTTGCCTTTTTTCATGTCTGCATGACAGATTGTCCATTTTGGGCAAATAGAGATGACTACCTACATATAATGTGATGACTTGTTCCTTTTTTGCTGCCCGAGGGCACCATTCCTGCTGCGGCTCATAAACTGTACCATGCATTCGTAATTGAACAGGTAATTGAGGACGCACACTGGACGTATATCACGCATAGGATGAAATGAAAATGTTTGAGGAGGGTAACCTTGTATGTCACAGTATAGAGATATCATTGCAAAGGCAGTAGTGGCAAAGGGACGAAAGTTTACGAAAGCCAATCATACGGTTTGTCCTGAGAATGGCCCAACCAGCATTCTGGGCTGCTGGATCATTAATCATACGTATGAAGCAAAGAAGATCGGCAAGAAAGTAGAAATTGCAGGATACTACGATGTGAACATCTGGTATTCACATTGCAAAAACACGAAAACAGAAGTGAAAACAGAGAAGGTTCCCTATAAAGATGTGATTAAACTGAAATATAGGGATCAAAAGGTCTATGATGACAATGAAGTCATCGCAAAGGTTGTGCAGCAGCCGAATTGCATCGAATGCCTGATTTCTCCATGCGGCGAAAAAATATCTGTTCATGTTGAGCGTGAATTCCTGGTCGAAATTATCGGGGAAACGAAATTATCCGTTATGATCGCGGAGCATGCTTCACACGATGAAGAGAGCTGGGAATTTGATGTGGATGATGATGAATTGGAAGAGATCAACCCAGATTTCCTTCATGAGGAAGAATCATCCTCGGAGCACGAAGAATCCAGCAGTATGCACCCTCGAAAAAGACCAGTAAAAGATAAGAGGGACTGAGCCACTAGAGAGGGAACTCTCTAGTTTTTTTATTGCTAACTTTTTCGCAGAGGTGCTTGAGTGCTATGTTATAATACCTTTATTATGAGTGCTCTCTGAACTCGGGTCTCAAATGGATTCAATGACCTGGGACAGAATTTAGATAAAGATAGAAAAGAAAGGTTTTGGGAAAATGGAAGTGGCAGCATACACGCCTATGATACAGCAATATTTGCGAATTAAAGCCGATTACCAGGACGCGTTTTTGTTCTTCCGTCTTGGTGATTTTTATGAAATGTTTTTTGAGGATGCCATGACAGCCTCTAAGGAACTTGAAATTACCCTCACCGCCAAAAATGGGGGAGGGGACCAAAAAATACCGATGTGCGGCGTTCCGTACCATTCCGCTCAAGGGTATATCGAAACCCTTGTCGACCGCGGCTATAAGGTCGCCATTTGTGAGCAAACGGAAGACCCGAAGGCAGCGAAGGGCGTCGTGAAACGTGAGGTTGTGCAGCTGATTACTCCTGGGACGATGATGGAGGGAAAAGGGCTGACAGATAAAGAAAATAATTACCTGGCCTCGATTTCCGAGATTCCCGGAGGATTCGGTGTCGGCTACATTGATCTGACAACAGGAGAGAACCGCGTCACGCATTTCCATGACTTCAAGGAAGTACTGAATGAGGTGTCTGTCATTGGATCGCGCGAGGTCGTTGTCGCATCGGATTTAGGAACTGATAAGGAAGTACTGTTGAAGGAGCGCGGTATTTCCACGATTTCCTATGAGGCGGATCATACGGTGAAGGAACCGTTCAGGGCGCTCTTGGCGGACGTTAAGCAGGATGGCTTGCCTGAAACGCTAGCCCGTCTCTTCAATTATATAGAAAGAACACAAAAGCGCAGCCTAGACCATATCCAGGCGGCACGGCATTATCGGACCGAGCAATACTTGAAGATTGACTACTTCTCTAAACGAAACCTGGAATTAACCGAAACGATCCGTTCTAAAGGGAAAAAGGGTTCGCTTCTCTGGCTTCTGGATGAAACGAAAACCGCCATGGGCGGAAGAAGGCTGAAGCAATGGATCGAGCGCCCGCTTATTAACGAGACAGAAATTGAGGCGCGCCTATCCATGGTAGAGACCTTCATGGACCGATTCTTCGAGCGCGAGGAGCTGCGTGAGCTTCTTCATGAGGTCTATGACTTAGAGCGATTGACGGGTCGAGTTTCCTATGGGAATGTGAACGCGCGTGATTTACTGCAGCTAAAGCGTTCTCTCCAGCAGGTTCCGGCAATCATTGATGTGATGGGCCGCTTGCCGAATGAAGCAGCACAAGCCATCGCGGCCAGAATGGATCCTTGCGAAGAAGTAACTGACATCCTTGAGCGCGCGCTTGCCGATAATCCGCCAATCTCCATTAAAGAAGGCGGCATTATCCGTGAAGGCTATAACGAAGACCTTGATCGTTATCGAGACGCCTCAAAGAACGGGAAGACTTGGATTGCCCAGCTCGAACAGCGCGAGCGCGAACGGACAGGCATTCGCTCCCTGAAGATTGGGTATAACCGGGTGTTTGGCTACTATATCGAAATCACCAAAGCGAATCTCCACCTGCTCAATGATGACCGCTATGACCGTAAGCAAACGCTGGCGAATGCAGAGCGGTATATCACGCCTGAGCTGAAGGAGAAGGAAACGATAATCCTAGAGGCAGAAGAGAAGAGCACGGGCTTAGAGTACGATCTATTCGTTGAACTGCGTGACCACATTAAGGAATATATCCCGCGCCTGCAGCAGCTGGCACAGGAAATCTCAGAGCTCGATTGCCTGCAATGCTTCTCCACCATCAGTGAACGCCAGCATTATGTGCGGCCAACCTTCTCGCATGATAAGACGATGATCATCGAGAATGGCCGTCATCCAGTAGTCGAGAAGGTGCTGCGCACGCAGGAATATGTGCCAAATGATTGCAGGATGGACAAAACGAATGAAATCCTCCTCATTACCGGTCCAAATATGGCAGGTAAGAGTACGTATATGCGCCAGATTGCCTTAACCTCGATTATGGCTCAAATTGGCTGCTTCGTCCCGGCGGATAAAGCCGTGCTGCCTATTTTTGACCAGGTGTTCACCCGTATCGGGGCAGCGGATGATTTGATTTCCGGCCAAAGTACTTTTATGGTAGAGATGCTTGAAGCCAATCATGCGATTACGAATGCGACAGAGCGCAGCCTTCTTTTATTTGACGAGATTGGGCGCGGTACATCCACCTACGACGGGATGGCGCTCGCTCAGTCTATCATTGAATATATTCATAATGATATCGGGGCGGCCACCCTCTTCTCGACGCATTACCATGAGATGACGGTCCTTGCCGATAAACTGGACAAGCTGAAGAATGTTCACGTCCGAGCGGTAGAGCAAAACGGAAAGGTCATCTTCCTGCACAAGGTTGTCGATGGCCCGGCTGACCGAAGCTACGGGATCCATGTCGCGGAGCTGGCAGAAATGCCGCGAGCTGTCATCAAGCGCGCGAAGGAAATTTTGACGGTCTTGGAAGAAGGAAAGAAGAAGGTGCCTGAGGTAAAAGAGGCAGAAGCACCGAAGGAGGAAGCGGCTGAACTAGCGCAGTTATCCTTCTTTGGCGAAACAGAGGAAAAAGATACGAAGAAAGCGTTAAAAGGAAAAGAACTGAAGGCACTAGAGGAGCTGAAATCATTATCCATCTTGGAAATGACGCCGCTTGAGGCGCTGAATGCTCTCTATGCGCTGCAGAAGAAAGTGAAATAAATGAACGGAAAGGAGCAGGCCATATGGGAAAGATAGTGCTGTTAGATGATGTATTATCGAATAAGATTGCTGCCGGGGAAGTGGTGGAGCGACCATCCTCAGTCGTGAAGGAATTAGTCGAAAACTCGATTGACGCTAACAGTACGGTCATCGAGATTTATGTTGAAGAGGCCGGCTTGCAATCAATCCGCATCATCGATAATGGCGAAGGGATGGAGGAAGACGATGCAGTCAATGCCTTCCATCGCCACGCCACAAGCAAAATCAAAGACGAGAACGACCTATTCAGAATCAGAACGTTAGGATTCAGGGGAGAGGCCCTGCCTTCCATTGCGTCTGTCTCCAAGTTCGAGCTGAAAACTTCAACAGGTGAAGGTCCTGGCACAAGGGTTTATTTAGAGGGCGGAAAGCTGATCACGAAGGAATCGTATTCAAGCCGGAAGGGTACGGATATGACCGTCAGTGAGCTGTTCTTCAATACACCGGCTCGCCTGAAATACGTCAAGAGTGTTCATACTGAGCTCGGGAATATTACGGATGTCGTGAATAGGCTCTCGCTGTCACACCCGGATATTTCCTTCAAGCTTGTTCATAATGACCGCGTCTTGCTGCAAACGTCCGGGAATAAAAATCCACTCCAAGTACTGGCGGGCATTTACGGTATGCAAACGGCCCAAAAGATGCTGCCTTTTGAAGCGTCTTCGCTCGATTTTTCGATTAAGGGCTATGCAGGATCACCAGAAATGACGAGGGCCTCACGAAATTATATGACCATCCTTGTGAATGGGCGTTTTATCAAGAATTACGTGATTGCAAAAGCAATTATGGAAGGCTATCACACCTTATTGCCGATTGGCCGTTACCCGATTGTCCTCTTGAATATTGAGATGGACCCGCTTCTTGTCGATGTCAATGTCCACCCATCAAAAATGGAGGTCCGCTTCAGCAAGGAACAGGAGCTGATGGAGCTCATCAAGAATGCCATCAAGCAAACCTTTAAGAAGGAAACGCTCATCCCGAGCGGGGCACCTGTCAAACGGGAGGAGAAGCCGAAATCCGAGCAAACGCAATTCACCTTTATGGAAAGGTCTGTGCCGGAGCAAAAGCCGGTCGTCCCGACTCCGCCGCCAATTCCATCAGGTGCCGATGGATTCTCCGTCATTTATGAGCCTCCTGAGACGGAATCGAAGCCGATTGAACGTCAAGAACCGGCACCTGAAATATCGGCATGGAAGGATGAGGAGCCTGAAGCGGATGTGCCTTTACCGGAGGAGCCGCCTTCTGAAGGGTATGATGAAGTGCCCCAAGAAGCAGCGCCGGTAAAAGCCGAGCGGGAAAGCCGGATTCCGCCGCTTTACCCGATAGGCCAGCTGCACGGCACATACATCCTTGCCCAAAATGACCAAGGATTGTATATGATTGACCAGCATGCCGCCCAGGAGCGGATTAAATATGAATTCTTTAAGGAAAAGGTCGGAGAGGTGAATAAGGAGCTGCAGGATATGCTTGTTCCGCTCACGCTTGAATATTCGACCGATGACTTCATCAAGCTGGAGGAGAATAAAGGGGAATTGGAAGCGGTCGGCGTGTTCCTGGAGCCATTCGGCCAAAACAGCTATATCGTCCGCTCTCACCCGACCTGGTTCCCATCCGGGATGGAGGAACAAATCATCGATGAAATGATTCACCAGGTGCTGACGCTCAAAAAAGTAGACATCAAAAAACTGCGTGAAGAGGCGGCCATCATGATGAGCTGTAAGGGCTCCATCAAAGCCAATCGCCATCTCCGTAATGACGAAATCACCGCCTTGCTTGATGAGCTAAGGCACACAAATGACCCATTCACATGTCCGCATGGACGTCCGATCATCATCCATTACTCCATCTATGAATTGGAAAAGATGTTTAAGAGGGTTATGTAAGGTTATATATAACAGTAAGGCAGTGGGATCCTTCAATGAAAATAGAGGTCCCGCTGCTTTTTTTGCGCATAAATAGTCTGATTATTTGAAACATAATGATATTTTGCTGCGTATATAAATAAAGACATAAAATGCCAATTGAAGGAGGTTTGATAATGGAGCTGCTCTTAAAGGGGTTATATAGAGGTTTTATTCCATTCGGAATCATGTTAATCATTTCCCTATCGTCTAAATTACAAGGGTTAACGGCTGATGCCAAAAGTTATTTTTATTACGGACTGATATTCTTTTTCCTTGGATTAGCTAGTGTTATCTATCAAATGAACGAATGGAGTTTCCCTAAACAAATCATTGTTCATTATTTGGTGATGCTCATGACGGTTTTTCCGACATTGCTTATTAGTGGCTTTTACCCGTTAAATTCTTTTAATGACCTATTACATGTGTACGTCCAATTTAATAAAGCCGGGATCATCTTATTTACCGTTACATATCTTATTTCCTATCTTTTTTCACTTAAGACGGCGAAGGATAATGGGGATTATTTATGATTTGGGCATATAAGGTGATGGGGAAAAAAAACGAGGAGAAGGTGAAATGTTGATAAAAACAGTTTTTGTAGGTTTGCTTTCGTTTGCCTTTATAAGCGTGGGACTATTAATGATTGGAAATGTATTTGAAATTAAATGGTTGATGTTTAGCTTTTACAAAGAAACTGCTACTGGATTTGAAGCTGGGGGTTCGGCCGTTCCATTTATCGTTGCATTCATTTGCAGCTATTTTATCGGGAATTTCTATGAAAATAAGAAACATGGCTATAGAGCTTAGCTGTGTAGCATAAACATAAGGGATTTTGCTTAACTTTAGTTCATAACCGTTTAGAAGGAAGCTAAGTGAATCATATGGTTGTGGAATTAGAAAGCAGGAAGTAAGGATTTTCTTCTTGAATAAATAAATGTGAGGTATTTGGAATATTTATGTGAATGGGAGAGGTTAATATGTCGATTATGGTAGTTGAAAAGGAGTTTAAGCTTGTTGGATTAAAAGGTATTGGGGAGTTTGATAACTTTAGTCATGAAGTACCCTTTCTTGCAAAGCAACTATTAAGTCGCTCAAACGAAATCCTAAATTCGATAGAAACCGAAGTTGCATTTTTTGAGCCCAAAAAGGATGAGGATCATAAGGTGGGGCATTATTATGTAGGCTTAATGGTGAGTGAGAAACTAGATGAAGTACCGACAGGAATGGATTATATTGAAACAAATAAAAGTTACATAACGACAAGAGGGAATATATCTAAATTGGG contains:
- a CDS encoding GNAT family N-acetyltransferase; translated protein: MIQNGELLIRLMNANDYEVMVKWLNDKKVLEFYEEPPSNMDRVIKKYGPRVEGQHNVTPCIIEHKEEPIGYIQYYKIQEDEFRRYGYTTNERIYGIDQFIGESRLWGKGMGTSMILMMLNYLSINKNASRVVLEVKIGNGRAISCYKKCGFREIKDLNDAHCLMEWVNRTK
- a CDS encoding GNAT family N-acetyltransferase, with protein sequence MEFEFLDFDSIKGEEIDLHLVKTVPGNKEKNWVPAYHFNISLSGSLRPIGHIDIRIGYNENLYYGGHIGYSVNEEYRGSYYAAKSVLLLRKVAQAHKMEKLFITCNPDNIASRKTCEYIGAKLIKMVDVPKENDMYRRGEKQKCIFEWVCTKI
- a CDS encoding GNAT family N-acetyltransferase, with translation MCYKLRERTEEDVKEFITWTYDGIYSFYDNNIQEEKIDGFIQSVNSEKQFSVVDENNNLIGNCEFYNVEDDGETILAVGVQMKPSLTGQGNGSNFVHTVVEQGRELLNFHHLELAVVEFNKRAIRTYEKIGFKKKGEFDNEIRGNTYNFIIMAKDWRC
- a CDS encoding CPBP family intramembrane glutamic endopeptidase gives rise to the protein MENPEFTLTWRTIAFILAALLVFIFPKTRAKLFDFGVLKRLNTYLVIVLALLFIFISNLFIINRDISTTHNLYPRTVMLDTYELVLFIVSMTILVPIFEELLFRAPLAIWVNKFPSYLISLLISSVLFSFTHPSYLFFGFILGIAFGLVFRLTKSLIPAILTHIMWNIFTLFYFNYI
- the katA gene encoding catalase KatA, whose protein sequence is MTKKLTTSWGAPVGDNQNSITAGRRGPTLIQDVHLLEKLAHFNRERVPERVVHAKGGGAHGYFEVTNDLTQYTKAAFLSEVGKKTPLFIRFSTVAGELGSADTLRDPRGFAVKLYTEEGNYDIVGNNTPVFFIRDAIKFPDFIHTQKRDPKTHLKNPNAVWDFWSLSPEALHQITILMSDRGIPATWRHMHGFGSHTFKWTNAEGKSVWIKYHWKTEQGVKNLSSELAAELAGTNPDYHIEDLHNAIEAGDYPSWKLCVQIMPLEDANTYRFDPFDVTKVWSQKDYPLIEVGRMVLNKNPENYFAEVEQATFSPGNLVPGVDVSPDKLLQGRLFAYADAHRYRVGANHNHLPINRPVVEVNNHQRDGQMNPTSNGGGSVYYEPNSFGGPYESKQDQQATFEVEGYAASTPYDNDDFYTQAGDLYRLLSSEERANLVNNIVAAMKGVTIPEIVERQIQHFYKADPEYGTLVAAGLGINVPEEV
- a CDS encoding DUF4395 domain-containing protein, which produces MEENVRSIPRPLVRLNQWFIFLSVVLTWVTGFHWILAIPLLAGLMGLLFSFNPLMRIGKVFLRKAPSEYVPEEWDQQQFNQTIAVICLGGGLISFYAGWTIAAYVFTIMVAAASFVAILGFCIGCFIRFQWKRYMYKRSIGRA
- the cotE gene encoding outer spore coat protein CotE, yielding MSQYRDIIAKAVVAKGRKFTKANHTVCPENGPTSILGCWIINHTYEAKKIGKKVEIAGYYDVNIWYSHCKNTKTEVKTEKVPYKDVIKLKYRDQKVYDDNEVIAKVVQQPNCIECLISPCGEKISVHVEREFLVEIIGETKLSVMIAEHASHDEESWEFDVDDDELEEINPDFLHEEESSSEHEESSSMHPRKRPVKDKRD